The window AAATACTTGAATCTACCAATTTAAATGAACGGAGATGACGTAGGAAGAAGTTtctaaaaaggaaagaaagccGAGGAGGAAGGCCGAGGAGGAAGGCCGAGAATAAAAAGGAGAATATAAAGAAACAAGGACTTACGAGAATGAGTATGTTTATTTCTGAAGGTTTTAAAAGATTTTCGAAGAAATCTTGAGGAAAAGGTTTGGGAAGCTTTGTAACTTGGGAAGTTCAGTGAGTTGGAACGCTTGAAATCACTAGAGAGCTTGAAGATTGgtaaagtaaaaggaaaacaagttCCCTTGAGGCTTTATATAGGAAATGGAAATGAGTGGGAGTTATCCCGCttaaatttccaagaaaagGCTCAACCGTTGGATCTGAGCTTCGCCATTAGATCTGGGGAACAACATGCCACTTGGAGCAATTAATGATGCTTCATAGGCTGCGAAATGTCAGAGATAATCATGAGGCACATAAAACGGTACTCCCACACGTACGAACAACGGAGTCAAATGGTGTTAActcttaaaaaatcaaaactccACTTTTCTCCTCAGATGGGAGGAAAAAACCGAagttttgaggggttattgtaGGGAAAAGAGCCCaagatcatatattgggccttagACTTTGTCCGAGGATATTGataggtccgaggaggaataaaCAACTATTAGGAGTTCCTAGTTCAAGTCTCATAAGTAGGGGACAagtgagagaccctccatgagaagaggatcggaaaaatagagaaaaacactgtagcaatctaaattatcTTTGTATCCATCTGTGATTAATCTATACAAAGGGGGACCTCTTCAGATTGAAGGTATATTAAgatcaaatctcttatttatgTTTGACTATCATTCAAATCAAACCTAGCCATTGTTCAATTCATTAGGGCTTAGTTCTTTGATCCactctctaaaaatttattgtatttggcTCATTGGGCCAATATCCCATATGTTTTGGGCTTGGACTGTAAATCGAGACcctacaaatataatttttttaaattaaaaaatcagatttaaTTTCTTCACACAAGAAGGATTACAGATCTAAGATTTCTGTATAATATTTAACTATAGATTTGAGGATATACATACAACATATTGCATATTATTGTTTAAGGGTACTTAAGTGACCATAAAAAGTCTAGAAGATCGGACTCTATCCGAGCAGAATGGGTGCCTAGCACTTTCCCATTCTGTAACCTAGCCCCTGAACATTAGAATCTTGTTCATAGAACTagtgctttattttgttttgatagatTGTATTTAAGATCAAAGCTTTGTAATTATTAcatagattgtatttaggaccaaagCCTTGTAAAGATATTCTGCCAAATTGTACTTgtatatttaattaatgaaacTTGAGGAATTTTAGATATGTAAATTGTACATCGtagttttttcttatttttttgtaataaaaaataaatggtgactccatattaacccaaaaaagagaGGTGCCGATACCTTTCTCTTTTGATTGAGATCACCAAGGTTCCGGTCTCTCACACATGTGGGGTCTCTTTATTATTGAGCTTGAGGAGTCGACACATTCAGCCATTAGTAATGGTTTGTTAGGGGACAAGTCTTAACTCATCAACGAAACTGGGTCATCGGATGCTAGTCCACAAGGTACAACTTGTTTAGCCGTTAATTATGGTTGAGGCCATCAAGTGACATGCGGCATCTATCAAAAGtttcttaacaaaatttttaaaatatcagCACACTATGTAAATAATAGTACATGATTTTAAATGATGTAACAAGATGTTCACTTGTtttaattgaaactttacatACAAACTCATGGGCTTTTGGTGGTATATGGATATGAAGGGAAAACACCTAAGCTTTTGGGGTTTGGATGAATAATTTATGCATTAAAGGGATTCttcacttgaattttttttgttgttaaattgtACCTTTGGTCTGTaactttttacatttgtttCAAATATAtccttatttaaatatatatatatatatatatatatatatatatatatatatcactttaTTCCTTATACTTTCaaagttgttttaaaaaatgtcCTTATTGTTGACTTATGGATGGAAAATATTAACTTGGTTAATAAAATTCATGCCACTTCATAGGCTTAACATCATAAAAGGTGACACCAGTTTCATATATTTTATTCGTTATATCAACATTTTCCATCTATTAGATAATgataaaaaactcttaaaaacaTTTCGAAGTGCcgtgaaaattttgaaacaagagtaaaaaattaatggtatgcatgatttgattttttaaaataaattaaccactgcaataatgaaaaaaaatagcaaattaGGTTCCCATTTTAAAATTCAGACATGTAACTAATTAACAAAAGGACTGACTGACTTTAAAACATAGTGAGCATTTGGGGTGGGCGTCTGCATTTTTTCAGTTTGcgttttcagattttttttcccccctgcGCGTGAACGGTAACATCACATGGGTTCACTGTGCAGGGGACAAAAATCAATGTTCACATACTGTCCATCACTGTAGCAGCACTGTTcatgcattaaaaaatattaaaaatgggtcccacggcattattcacacatttaaaatttattttgctacagtgttttcagttttcagtttcagcaacaataagttcaatccaaacggacccatattCTATTTCCAATGGTGTGAGAAACCCATGGTTTGTTGGCATGGTGGGTTTGTTAGTTCAAAGGTCTGTTGGGTTGATGATCTTCTTGGTTTGAATCTGTCATTGGTGGTTTGAATAAGCAACTATCAACATATTATTGGTTAGATTAGTTTTTCTTGGGCATCAATTAGCTTTCAGGTTCTTCGATGCGCTAATCACCTTATTGGAAGCATCGATTGGCACTGTGTCTCTCAATTAAGAGCTCCATACTGTTTTAAATCTGCCTTTTTAGACCCTTCATTGATGAGGCCAAGAGTTCGTTCTCTTTTTACACACCATTCATCAAAGAGGCCATAAAATTTGGCCATGTTGTAAACTAGGTCATGGGAGGCCCAATTTGTTTAATAGTGAGTTTGTGTTGAGATCTAATGTTTTTCATCACTCATAATTTCAATCCGTCAACAAAAGCTTTGGAGTTACACCtccaattcaaatttcaaacccaacACCACTCCTATTGAGCAACCCTACcacaattgtttgatttttctttttcaagaagGTATGGGTGCTTAATTTCTAGCAAAGAGAGAAGATAAGTCTGAGAAAGTTGCTTCTTGAGTTCAACggaaggaaaagagaaaggacTAGGTTTTTCTAATGCAGTGGGAAATAGAATGTGTTTTAATGCCGATTAGTGTTTTCTCTTAAGAAAACCAATAAGTGTTTCGATTAAGTAGacacatggttgaatttaaaaGAAGCACCTCAAGTGATGTATCTAAATTTTGTCTATGAAAAACATATTGAATGATGTGgcataaatactttttttttttttttttttttgctgaatacaGAGTTTGAGATAGACGTGGCAAAATGGgcaggtcgggtcgggttcgggttggGTTAATCGGGTTTGCAGGCCAAATGAGCGAGTCGAGCAATCCTACcacaattgtttgatttttctttttcaagaagGTATGGGTGCTTAATTTCTAGCAAAGAGAGAAGATAAGTCTGAGAAAGTTGCTTCTTGAGTTCAACggaaggaaaagagaaagggcTAGGTTTTTCTAATGCAGTGGGAAATAGAATGTGTTTTAATGCCGATTAGTGTTTTCTCTTAAGAAAACCAATAAGTGTTTCGATTAAGTAGacacatggttgaatttaaaaGAAGCACCTCAAGTGATGTATCTAAATTTTGTCTATGAAAAACATATTGAATGATGTGGcataaagactttttttttttttttttttgctgaatacaGAGTTTGAGATAGACGTCGCAAAACGAGCGGGTCGAGTTGGGTTCGGGTCGGATCAATCGGGTCGCGGGTCAAAAATGGTCATTTTTAAACAGGTCAATCAGGTAGCGGGTAGCGGGACGGGTTGAGTTAACctgtatttttcaaacaaggttttttttttttttgaaatagatgcAATCTGTTAATTGTTTCTGAGTTCCTAAACTGTGATTAGATTTTCACTGGTGATACTGTTACCACttaccaattaccactaaacacttGATACTCAAATTTGGTGCAACTCTTGTTCCAGCTTTCTAGAAGCTAATCTTGGTATAATTTTCAATCTGtttaaagtaggaagagaaaatgaagatgGCAAGTAAAGAATGACAAACTATAACGgagtacataacatattaagtaaagaagaataagtaaatattttataagaattacaccTTAGTTTCAATCTACTCAACGTTGATAGACGTGGCAaaatgggtgggtcgggtcaaTCAGGTCGTAAGTCAAAATAAGTCATTTTTAAATGGGTCAATCAAGTTGTGGGTCAATCGGATTGGGTTAAAAATTTTTGACCCGTTTTGCCCTGTCTAATTTTTGAGACATAGCATGGTGTTACATTTTGATTGGGTTTGTGATGTGTTTTTTTGGCTTGCGTGGGCCACCCACACAGCACAGCACAGCACAACACAACACGACATAACACGACACGAGTTGTTTTGTAAAACTATAAAACTAGTATTCCAGAGAGATTCCCGACTCCCAtcttttttaaaccaaaaaaaaaaaaatcaacaaatatcttcctcctcctcctcctcccatCGCATcgacaaaaacacacacacaacacgcacTCACTCATATTCTCTCTCTAGCATTCGCATCGGAGAGCACCAGAAAGAAATGGCGCCGCCAGAGCCTGAAGGGCAAGTTCAGCAACGAAGACAACCACAACAACAAGGTGGTTTCTCTTCGATGATCACCGGAGTCATAAGGATGGCTGTGTTTTGGTACTTCGCTTCCAAATTCTTCTCTCCCAAACGCCCCTCTGGCTCTGAACCCTCTCAGCTCATCTCCAATCTCTTCCACAAATCCGAGCCTCTCGTACTCTCTCTCtgatctacaatttttttttaattttattttattattatataattttattcgcaattatgtttttgaaaatttgagtcTAGGTTTGATAGAAGTGGATGAACTGTTGTTGCTCGGTGATGTTAGGACTTAATTAATTAGGGTTCAAATTTCTGTTTAATTTTTACTTGATAATATAATAAGCTAATTATTTGTTTGTGGTTGGGTTATGTAGGATATGTGGTTTTATGTTTCGGAAAACGAAAAGTTCAATGATTTCGCGAATGAAGCTGCACTTATGTGGCATGAAAGTAATATTCCGTACGCTGTTTGGGGATCGGAGAGTACCAGGTCTCTTTCTTTGAAGTATTCTCCGTCTGAGGTACCACTTTTGTTTTAAGAACCACTACCTGTAATTTAAATTCATAATACTTGTCGTTTGTATTCAATAAGTTCCTATGTTAGGAACTGCTTAGCCCGTCGATTCTAACGGGTAAGGTTGCCCAGAGGTTTTACCCGCTAAAGGCGGGTCCAAAGGGCTCTTCTTTAGAAATGTTCCCTAAGTTCGTATGGTAGGAGATATGAagataatatttgttttttcagGCTGTAAAGAACAATGGGAGTCTATATGCTCACGTTTACTTTGCACGCTCTGGATACCCCGCCGACCCAAATGATCCAGAGTACCAACCTCTAGCTGCATTCGGAAGGACACACTGTAAGAATGTCTCTCTggctgtttttatatatttatttaacttttttttaaaaaaacaaatcagCATTAAAGATATCTTCCATTTCATTGATTTCAGCTATCGTAGCATACTTTCCCAAGTCAAGAGCGGATAAAAAGAAGAGTTTATTGGGGAACAAAGATTCGGATGAGGGTGGAACTGTGACCAAGGTTTGCCCTTTACTATTAAATAGTCTCATAAATAACTTCAGGATGACTTATTACTAGTGAGCTTTGGTTTCAGATATCTAAACCTCATATTTCTACCTTTGCAATTGTTTAACTACGATTATTGTCTTCGATCTATCATCTATGAAGTCTACAACATTCTCTTCTTGAACTGATTTTGGTATGGATGCTCATTTGAGTGCCATAAATTTATCAAGTTTTGCGTATGTAAGAGGCTCCCTTTATTGTCAATAGCTGATTTTGTCAGAGGGTCATGTGCAAACACTCATtatacattaataataatacactgTATAAACATATTTGGTGAATTAGAGGACTGCATGTAAACCTTTAAGTAAAAGAGGGTTGGGTATTAGAGTAAATTGAACCTGTTTAATCAATGGTCGTTGGGGAAATGGCTGTCATTCAGGAGcaagaaaattaaaggaaaCAGTTGAGTAAAGTGCAGGGaggaagaggggggggggggggtttgctGCAAATCTAGTTCACTTAACTTGTAGGATTGAGAGTCTGGAAGGCCATCAGAGCAGAGTAGGATCCTTGGGtagattttttgggtttaaagttGGTGGGAGGGGCAGATTCTGTTATGATGCCTGGTGCACTTAATAAACTGGCATCCCTACTTCCTTGTTTATTTCAGATCGCTGGTAATAAAAATGCTAGGGAAGCTGTATGAGGGATGGGGTGCAGTGGAATCTAGAATTTCTGAGACCTGCTTAGGACTGGGAATTGTTGTGTTTTATTAATCTTTTTAAGTAGCAGTATTCCACATGGATTAGGGTGGGCAGGAAATACCAGGTGTGTTGGAAATAGACTAAAAATGGATGCTTTAGTGTTTGTTCATACTTCATACTATGAGGCTTTAAGAGGGCAAAGGCTCCTCCAACGGTGGCTGTCTTTGTATGGATGAATTTTTTGGGGAAGATACAATTGATTACCTGATTAGATGAGGTATGTCTGTCGTGAGTCATTATATCATGTGCAAGCATTAGATGGGTGATGCTTGAAGCAGTGAGAGGGGTGCTTCAGTGTTGGCGCCAAAGACCTATTTCTCTTAAAATAGAGTATGGAATGTTGTTCCTTCATGTTTAATGTGGGGGAgatggagggagaggaataggAGAATCTTTGAAGGACAAGAGTTGAGTGTTGAGAGGGTGAAATCcaagtttatttttgttggatCGGAGTAGGCCTTCAAACATATGTGATTTTTTAGTCTCATTGTATTCTTGATTTGACAGGAGAACTCAAAGCTATACAGCTGGTATACTTTGAATTGTTCCTTTTGTATCCAAtgtaatatttttcttcataaaGTTAAATTTACTTATAGAAAACTGTGCTAGGCCCCTCCAGATGCCTATATGCACATAGAGGATAAATCTCATTCGAGGAGATCCCCTTTCCTGGTTTGGAATTTGTTTGTGATTTAATTATTGGTTAAAAATGATTCTGTTCTGTATAATTGTGGAGCTTTTGTAGATGATATTTTTGGTGTTGGTTGCTCCTGGACTCCAGTGTATCTTGAACAGGATGTCTTTTATAGACTCCTTATGATGGCACTTATCGATATGGGGTTCATATTCTAATGGAAATTTATGTTGACTTCAGGTGGTTGATGAAACTCAAGGTGATTCTGAAGATGATAAACCTGTGGAGTGGGTTTCTTATTGGAAACCAAATATTACAATCAATTTAGTAGATGATTTTACACGGTATGGTTTCTATGAGTGTCAGTTCTGTAATAGATTTTGCATGTGGTAGAAAGATTATTGATTTTATACTGATTGTAAAATTCCTACCACTGCAATTAATCTTTGAATATCTTAGTTGTGTACATTTCCaggatttgttttttcttttccttgtatATATGGTGGTTTGTCTTTGTGGTACACCCGATTCCTCAAAGTCCTTGTTTCTGATTACATTATTTATTGTAAGACGATAGTTTTGGAACTGAAATTACTAATGTCCataaaaaaggtaaaaggatGATCTTGTGAGTTAAGTGTTTTTTGGAGTTATAGTTGTTGAGATGAAAtcacatatctttttttttttttatctgaggCTTGAAGCCATGTATTTTAATGTTATGGTTTCTTGTGAGTATTGTCAGAAAACTAAAATATCTAAGCCTCCCCATTTCCATATTCGCCTCCCTTAAGTAATAAGGTCTAGATCCAATGCTGAAGCTGAGTGTTGTGTTTTAATacttatttacaatactttttaagAGATTGACCCAAAAAATATGGTAAAAATTATGATCAATAACTTTAAAGATTTCAAGGGCACTGTTACCTgcattgttttggttttggataatttttgttggtgtttattattcttttttctcagCAGTTGCTTGATGTTGGCTTTTTAAGTCCCCTTAAAGGTCATCTTGTTTTTAGCTTCCAAgatttattgtactttgaatcagAATGTTGTTCCTAGTTGTAATAGAAACACAATCAGTTAAATAAATGGTTCTTTAcactgttttttatttttatgtctcACAGTTTGCGTTACCGAAAATCattaataccaaaaaatattGATGTATACAAGTGGCAGAAAATAGTAATCTTGTCAGTCATACAAGTGGCATAATGTCATTATGGGGAGTGTCTTATGAAGTTAGTGTGTGTGCATAGCTTTTGTCTCTGCCTTTTGGTATCTTGTTTTTACTCCTAAAAGTTTCTTAGCTGTAATATTTTGTGTCTGAATTTATgttatctcattttcttttccataagTTACTTTATCTCATTTTCTGTGTATTAAcacttcaaaagaaaatgatacATGTCAAAGAAAATCTTCTTTGAAGTGTATTAACTGAACGTGCAACTGGTTTGAACATCAGGTTTACGTGATCTCATTTgctatattttctcttttcaatttgatgaacttTGTTGCTAACCTTGCTTATCCCCCACCCCTTCCTTGTTGTCCCTGCAGATACCCTCATAATGCTGTACCACCAAACATTGCTCCTTGTATCCTTGAAGTTTCCATTTTTGTGAATCTACATTTACTTTTGATGTCTTCCATCTCTATACTTTTCTGTTTTCTATGATAAATTCCCTATGACTCTTCCAGCTAGGTTTACCCTTTCTCTATTATAGTAAATGTGAATTCCATACTTATGTTGATGGGCAACAAGATAGTTGATGCAACCCATTGTCTTTAGTTATCTGTTGCACTATTGATTTACTAGGCCTGGAGCTGCATGTTAAGTAGACAGTGGGAAGATGGATGTCATAATCATAGCTTTGAGTTTCTTGACTTTGATCTGCAGACTTGAATGTTGAGCCTAGTACAGGGAACTACTACCCAAGTGTTTTCTTCAATGAGTTTTGGTTACTTAGAGACAAGTTGATACAAATTAATGAGACAGTGACAGAGTTGCCACTTAATCTGGAGGTGGGTCCCATAAGCATGACAAAGTGGCAACTATTCCTGCAGATTGACCAATCTTTCCAGATTCACCGTAGTTATGGAAGCATGCTTGAAGGCGAGGCTGATGAGTTAAAGGTATTGCTTATTCAGTCACTGTAGTAAATTTCTCTGGCACAAGCACATAATCAATTTAGCCAATGAACTCTATCTCAAATGGCGTTTCCTccccttgtaagagcaaggcAGATGGTGAAGTCATGGTTCAGGACCCACTGGTTGCTTGTATAagttccacacacacacacacacacacacacacacacacacaagaaataaaaaagatgatCCCATAAAATCAATatgaaaatctgaatttcaGCTGATGAACACTATCCAAATTTTCATAATGGTAGATTGTATTTTGGATTACATTTGAGGTGAACTTTGAAGATGTGAAAGAATTAAATGATTGTAAGAGAAACAGTTTTTTCAAATAGCCTTAAGACTTCTAATCCTAGAGTTTTTGTTAATCTAAATCTTCTTAATGTTCTGGCTTGAGAATTTTTCCCATCCAACAGTCACCTGCTTGCTAGTTGAAATAAGATGACATATAACTCTATGAAGTGAAATTTGGGTTGTCATTCAATGGAATGGAATCAAAGATTGTAGTTACTGTCTATAATGGTttggaagcttttttttttttctgtcctTGTTGCTTCTAGTACCTTCCATGAAacttaatattttgttttttctttatctgATAATTTTCTCAGAGGGTGTTCTTGGAAGGAAATCCATACCTCCTGGCAATCACAATGGTTGTTTCTTTACTTCATTCAGTGTTTGACTTCTTGGCATTCAAGAAtggtaaaattgtaatttttgttcaAGGGCCATTTTTAAGTTTCACTGCTGGATGTTCGAGGATAAATAATGCTAACTAATCTGATTGTGTCCCTATGCAGATATCCAATTTTGGAACAAAAATAAGTCTATGGAAGGACTGTCTGCAAAGTCTGTTGTTGTGAGCTTTATATGTCAGCTCATTGTTTTCCTCTATCTACTTGATAATGACACCTCGTGGATGATTCTTGCAAGTTCTGGAATTGGTTGCTGTATTGAGTTTTGGAAAATTGGGAAGGCTATGCACATAGAGGTAACATCTAGTTATTAAGATTATGTTTATTAATGTTTGTATGTCTCTTCTAAGATTTAAACAATTATTTTGGCTTTGAGCATGCATGAGAATTTGCCCCCTGATATCACATTATTCTAGATTTAACACAACGTTAGCATGTTTGTATGTGCTTATCTGCCATTTACTTAAGCTTGGGATACTTCTTTTTCCCCGTGTCCTATTGTTTGCTGCTACCAATTTTTTGCTGGATTCACATAGACAAGGATAGTATGTGTGTGTGCAGGGACAGAACCAGaatttcatcctttttttttgataagtaggtataattttattaaaaagaagacTACCTCATGCATAAAGGAAAAGTAGCCAAAAAAGTTATGTACAAAAGGACAGAGACTCCAAAAACAAAGTAATGGAATCTCTAGTCATAAAACCCCAAGCACAATATCAATCCAACAAAGTGCGTACAAAGGTTGCTAGAAGCTGATCTCCCATACTCTGCATTCTCAAATGTATGTCTATTTCGTTCCTGCCATATGATCCATATAAAACATAACAGATCCATATTCCAAATATTCAAAGTTACCTATGTAGTTCctcaaaccaaacaaaagatcAATCACTCTCTTCGGTAAGACCCTGCAGATcccaaaagattgaataaaatatctCCACAACTGATAATCCCACTTGCAATGAGGCAAAAGGTGATCCACCGCCTCCCTGCTACACTGGCACATGCAGCACCAATCCTCTATAGTGTAGCTTCTTTTCCTAAGGTTGTAACAAGTGAGTATCTTCCCCAACGCTGTCATCCAaattaaaagggaaaccctCTGTGGGGCCTTCACACCCCAAATACATTTCCAAGGAAAAGTGACAGAATCGGACCCCCTCAAAGCATTATAGAAAGAACAAatatcaaattcttcatttttcttcaacCTCCAGTCTCCATTCTCATGAAGAGGAATATGTGAATccagaagatgaagaaaagcaGCCACCAAGCCCAATTCCCAATCATTAAAGCACTGGAAGAATCTAACATCCCAACTCTGCCTTTCCCCCTCAAACTGCCTCACCAACAAAGACTCCTCTAAAGCATCCTGATCTGTGGAACTGTTGCACAACAcaagaaaagaaattcttaGGAGTTGGTCCCCACACCAACAATCATGCTGAAATCAAATTCAGTTCCCCACTCTAACCTCAAACTGAATATGCTGACCAAACATCTCCCAACCCATCCTAATACTCTTCCAAAGACCACAACTATGGGTGCCCCTGACTAACTTCAAACTTCCCCTCTTCCACTactccccaaaattttgaggtaACTACACATCTCCATAAACTTATTTCCTCAACCCCAAACCACCAGTCACTTCCCCAAGAGAGCTTGATAAAGGTGGTAAGCTTCTTAATCCCTAACTTAGTAGTGCAGACCTTATCCCATCCTACCAAATAGTGTTTAAAGTCATCCCCCATTCCTCCTCAGAAGAAATTCCTTTGCAGCTTCTCTATCCTATTTGCCACGCTTGTGGGGATGGTAAACAATGAAGTGGGAATGGTTAACAATGAAAGATAATACATAGGAAGGCTTGAAAGAGTACTCTTCAATAAGGTCAACCACCCCCCCTTTTGAAAGGTATAGCTTCTTCCAACCTGCTAGCCAACTTTCAAACTTCTCCTTTTGGGAGGGCCGAAGCATGaatcaaaaattttcaacattCAAGAATGAGAAATATAGATTCACTACTAAATTaatacatgaaaaaataaaactagcatTTATTCATTGTtaacaaaagataaaataatcATTACTTAATACATTTTAATTTAACTCTCTCAAGCTTACCAACTCATTTCCTATCTCTCTTCCCTATTCCTGTGGATATTGCTATTCGTATTGAGAGGCTTCAAAGGAATTTTCTATGGGGTGGGATAGATGAGTCTCCTGAATTTCGGCTAGTAAAATGGGCCCAGGTTTGTTCTCCCTTGCAGTCTGGCGGTTTGGGTATTAGAAACTTGAGAGCCATCAATCAAGCTTTGTTGGGTAAATGGCTGTGGAGATATGGAAGAGAGACAACCCATCTCTGGAGGTGGGTTGTTTTCACAATCATTCAGCCCCCTAACATTCCAGGAGATAATTTTCAGGTTCATTGAGGCACCACAAAATTCTGTTCCCCACTGGCATTACCTACCAAATCAGAATTATTCTCGAAGTTCCAAAAGTTTAGCAGACTATTCCCAACGCCCTTTAGAACTTGTCTTAAGCTCTCTCTTCTGAGAGCATTCTACCTGCATTTTAGCTTTCTTCCTAGCCTCCAAAGCTAAAAAAGTCCCAGTAATTTCCGCTTCGAAGCCTTCCAAGGAAACCAACAGGGAATAAGAATTTTAAAGTGTGCGAGTTCTATCTCTCCCTTTCCTCTACTCGACATTTCTTTCCCTTGGAAACCTGTGTGGCGTTCCAAGGTCCCTCCTAGGGTTGCCTTCTTCTCGTGGACTGCCTCATTAGGTAGGATTTTGACTACTGAAAATTTATGGTATAAGGGTGTCACAGTTGTTGattggtgctatatgtgtaaAAAGAGTGGGGAATCAATGCATCACCTTCTCCTTCATTGTCCTATTGCTTATGATTTATGGTCTATGGTGTGGGCTCTTTTTGGTCTTCAATGGGTTATGCCGCATGGTGTCTCTGATTTATTTTCGAGTTGGCAAGGTTCCTTTGGTGGGCATCGGAGCATTGATTTATGGAGGGCTGTCCCTCATTGTGTCCTATGGTGTATTTGGCGAGAGTGGAACTCAAGATATTTCAAAGGGAAGGAGCAGTCTACTTTAGATcttaaatctcttcttcttcatacCTTGCTAGAGTGGAGTTCTTCCTTTAATCTTTTCCcttgttctaatttttagaaatgcTTGATCTTTGTAATTTATGTGTTTGATGTACCGTTTTCCATGTTCACCCCCGGTGTACCTG of the Quercus robur chromosome 10, dhQueRobu3.1, whole genome shotgun sequence genome contains:
- the LOC126703684 gene encoding uncharacterized protein LOC126703684 gives rise to the protein MAPPEPEGQVQQRRQPQQQGGFSSMITGVIRMAVFWYFASKFFSPKRPSGSEPSQLISNLFHKSEPLDMWFYVSENEKFNDFANEAALMWHESNIPYAVWGSESTRSLSLKYSPSEAVKNNGSLYAHVYFARSGYPADPNDPEYQPLAAFGRTHSIVAYFPKSRADKKKSLLGNKDSDEGGTVTKVVDETQGDSEDDKPVEWVSYWKPNITINLVDDFTRYPHNAVPPNIAPYLNVEPSTGNYYPSVFFNEFWLLRDKLIQINETVTELPLNLEVGPISMTKWQLFLQIDQSFQIHRSYGSMLEGEADELKRVFLEGNPYLLAITMVVSLLHSVFDFLAFKNDIQFWNKNKSMEGLSAKSVVVSFICQLIVFLYLLDNDTSWMILASSGIGCCIEFWKIGKAMHIEIDRSGRIPMLRFRNRDSYTQNKTKEYDDMAMKYLSYVLFLLVACSSIYSLMYERHRSWYSWILSSLTSCVYMFGFIMMCPQLFINYKLKSVAHLPWRQMTYKFLNTIIDDLFAFVIKMPTLHRLSVFRDDVIFLIYVYQRWIYPVDKRRVNEFGFVGEDDQVAEGAEVTATKEEEKKTN